AAATAGGATGATGCTTTGAGGCCTCAGTCTTTGGACCAAAAACGTCAGCAATATCGTTTTCTGTTAAGAAATGAATACCTTCTTTGTAAAGGTCAAGTAGTACAATCTCATCCTGGGGGTGGTGCTCTTTGTACACCTTAATAAAGTGCTCAGAGATTATAAATGTCCTTGAGTTTTCGTTATTCTTTGGATTAGCTTTTATATACAAAAGCTTTGCCATTCTGAGTTCCTCCTTAAATAGATAATTTTCTTGATTATATTATACCCTTGTAAATGTAAATGTCAATATCAAAATGAACAAAAAATCGAAAATAAAAATGTACAAAAAATAAACTTAGTTTTGCTGGTTTGTGTTGCTAAAATATACTGTTTTTGACTGCAATCTGTATGAAGGACCTTTTATGAAAATCACGTAAGAATGATGGAGTAGCCTATCCAAAATTGCATTTGCTATCGTCGCTCCACCAAATATCTCTCCCCA
The DNA window shown above is from Fervidobacterium gondwanense DSM 13020 and carries:
- a CDS encoding ATP-binding protein; protein product: WGEIFGGATIANAILDRLLHHSYVIFIKGPSYRLQSKTVYFSNTNQQN